ATAAGCAATTTGTATCCCCTTGACTGTAAGTTTGGCCATTTTTACAGCAGATATGAACCGCAAACCAATGAGGATCAGCCACAGCTAATAAGGGGATGCGGTTAATTACTTTTCCTTTATCAGCCTGGATTTTGGCTTGTTGTACCCAGACAGATAATTGAGTTTGGCTTAGTGTTTCCAGTCCTTTCACATGTTATACAATCTTGGGAGATTTTATCATTGTGGTGTCAATTTTATTTTTGCACCATTGAGGCACAAAGATACAAATAAAAATTGGCGTTGCTAATTAGAAATATGAATTAGTCTCACGCAAAGGCGCAAAGGCGCAAAGAGTAAGAGTTAAAGAAACTTAATTTTGGCATTTTATATTCAATATCAAAGTATAACTTATGATTCCCCGCGTCAGAGCGCCTGAACTACCACAAAATTATTCTTTGTTGAACACCGATAAACCATTTTCTTTGAAAGCACTCAAAGGTAGAGTTGTAATTTTAGATTTTTGGACGTACTGTTGTATCAACTGTCTGCATATTCTGCCAGATCTAAAATATTTAGAGCAGAAATATAAAGATAGTCTGACAGTCATTGGCGTCCATTCCGCCAAATTTGACAACGAAAAAGAAACCGAAAATATTCGTCAAGCTATCTTGCGTTATGACATCGAACACCCAGTTTTAGTAGACAGGGATTTTCGAGTTTGGCAAGAATATGCTGTACGTGCTTGGCCTACCTTAATGGTAATTGACCCTGAAGGTTATGTAATTGGCTATTTCTCCGGTGAAGGAAAACGTGATGTTTTAGATGAATTGATTGAAAAATTAATTCGCCAACACCAGGAAAAAGGCACGATTAATTTTCAAGAATTTAGTTTCAGCTTAGAAAAAGAGCGTCAACCATTAATTACGCCACTAGCTTTTCCGGGTAAAGTCTTGGCGACATCTGCGGGTTTGTTCATCGCTGATTCTGGACATCACCGCCTAATTATGAGTAGCTTTGAGGGAGAAGTCTTGTATTTAATTGGTACGGGAAAATCTGGTTTAACTGATGGTGGTTTTGGCGAAGCACAGTTTTTTGCACCCCAAGGAATGGCTTTTGATGCAGAAGATCAAATTCTCTATGTTGCTGATACAGAAAATCATGCTTTGCGGCGAGTTGACATCAAGCGTCAATTAGTAGAAACTATCGCGGGAACTGGTACGCAAAATCGGAATATCAGTCGTCATAGTGGCGCTGGTTTGAAAACCGCTTTGAATTCTCCTTGGGATTTGGTGAAAGTCGGAAATACCCTATTTATTGCGATGGCTGGATCTCATCAAATTTGGGTGATGTATTTACAAACAAACATGATTAAAAGCTATGCTGGTACTGGTGCAGAAGCTTGTATTGATGGTTCTTTAGATGAATCGGCTTTTGCTCAACCAAGTGGTATGACTACAGATGGTCAAGAGTTATATATTGCTGACAGTGAAGTTAGTTCAATTCGCGGTGTGGGACTGGTAAAACCATACCAAGTGCGTACAGTTTGCGGTAGTGGGGGTTTATTTAGCTTTGGCGATGTAGATGGACAAGGTGAAGATGTTCGTTTACAACATTGCTTAGGAATTGAATACGCCCAGAATTATTTGTGGGTAGCGGATACTTATAATCATAAAATTAAATTAGTCAGTCCTAGCACAGGTGATTGTCAAACAATTTTGGGGGATGGTGTCGCAGGTTTGCAAGATGGTGAAGCTAAGAAGACGCGCTTTTTTGAACCTTCGGGATTGAGTGTTATGGGTTCATATCTATATATTAGTGATACGAATAATCATGTTATTCGGCGTGTTGATTTAAATTCGTTTGCGGTGACGACGATGAATTTTGCTGGTTTGTGTGCGCCTGATGTTTGTATTCCGTAGGAGGATAATCTCACGCAAACGCGAGTGCGTCTGTCTTTGCTACGCAACGCTACCGCGAACGACACGCTACGCGTAAAGCCTGCGGCATAGCTTCGCTTACGCGTAGCGTCCCGCTCTTAACGCAGAGAAGGCGCAAACGCGAGTGCGTCTGTCTCCGACACGCTACGCTAAAGCAGAGAAGGCGCAAAGAGTAATTTATAGCGGTTATCGGTTGAGTCCAATACACTCGTAAGGGCACGGCAGTGCCGTGCCCCTACAGGCG
The Gloeotrichia echinulata CP02 DNA segment above includes these coding regions:
- a CDS encoding thioredoxin-like domain-containing protein, which encodes MIPRVRAPELPQNYSLLNTDKPFSLKALKGRVVILDFWTYCCINCLHILPDLKYLEQKYKDSLTVIGVHSAKFDNEKETENIRQAILRYDIEHPVLVDRDFRVWQEYAVRAWPTLMVIDPEGYVIGYFSGEGKRDVLDELIEKLIRQHQEKGTINFQEFSFSLEKERQPLITPLAFPGKVLATSAGLFIADSGHHRLIMSSFEGEVLYLIGTGKSGLTDGGFGEAQFFAPQGMAFDAEDQILYVADTENHALRRVDIKRQLVETIAGTGTQNRNISRHSGAGLKTALNSPWDLVKVGNTLFIAMAGSHQIWVMYLQTNMIKSYAGTGAEACIDGSLDESAFAQPSGMTTDGQELYIADSEVSSIRGVGLVKPYQVRTVCGSGGLFSFGDVDGQGEDVRLQHCLGIEYAQNYLWVADTYNHKIKLVSPSTGDCQTILGDGVAGLQDGEAKKTRFFEPSGLSVMGSYLYISDTNNHVIRRVDLNSFAVTTMNFAGLCAPDVCIP